One genomic segment of Chelmon rostratus isolate fCheRos1 chromosome 22, fCheRos1.pri, whole genome shotgun sequence includes these proteins:
- the ndufb2 gene encoding NADH dehydrogenase [ubiquinone] 1 beta subcomplex subunit 2, mitochondrial, which yields MASFGRALGVLRAGSRLVRRSPQRITTRKAGDGPHIEPQYRQYPQLTKKQQFESELISGAMWFWILWHCWHDSDAVLGHFPWPDASQWTDEELGIPPDDEE from the exons ATGGCTTCGTTTGGAAGGGCGTTGGGAGTCCTTCGAGCAGGAAGTCGGCTCGTTAGACGCAGTCCGCAAAGGATAACGACCAGAAA GGCTGGTGACGGACCGCACATTGAGCCACAGTACAGGCAGTATCCCCAGTTAACGAAGAAACAGCAATTCGAGTCAGAATTGATCAGCGGTGCCATGTGGTTTTGGATCCTTTGGCACTGTTGGCACGATAGCGATGCAGTCCTG GGTCACTTCCCCTGGCCTGATGCTTCCCAATGGACAGACGAAGAGCTTGGAATTCCACCAGATGATGAGGAATAA